The proteins below come from a single Oxyura jamaicensis isolate SHBP4307 breed ruddy duck chromosome 1, BPBGC_Ojam_1.0, whole genome shotgun sequence genomic window:
- the AICDA gene encoding single-stranded DNA cytosine deaminase — translation MDSLLMKRKLFLYNFKNLRWAKGRRETYLCYVVKRRDSATSCSLDFGYLRNKMGCHVEVLFLRYISAWDLDPGRCYRITWFTSWSPCYDCARHVADFLRAYPNLTLRIFTARLYFCEDRKAEPEGLRRLHRAGAQIAIMTFKDYFYCWNTFVENREKTFKAWEGLHENSVHLSRKLRRILLPLYEVDDLRDAFKTLGL, via the exons ATGGACAG TCTCCTGATGAAGAGGAAACTTTTCCTCTACAACTTCAAGAACCTGCGCTGGGCCAAGGGCCGTCGTGAAACCTACCTCTGCTATGTTGTGAAGCGCCGTGACAGTGCCACATCATGCTCCCTGGACTTTGGGTACCTGCGTAACAAG ATGGGCTGCCACGTGGAGGTTCTCTTCCTACGCTACATCTCAGCCTGGGACCTGGACCCAGGCCGCTGCTACCGCATCACCTGGTTCACCTCCTGGAGCCCCTGTTACGACTGTGCCCGACACGTGGCTGACTTCCTGCGCGCCTACCCCAACCTGACCCTGCGCATCTTCACCGCCCGCCTCTACTTCTGTGAGGACCGCAAGGCAGAGCCCGAGGGGCTACGGCGCCTGCATAGGGCTGGGGCCCAAATCGCCATCATGACCTTCAAAG ATTACTTCTACTGCTGGAACACATTTGTGGAGAACAGGGAAAAGACGTTCAAAGCCTGGGAAGGACTGCATGAAAACTCTGTCCATCTGTCCAGGAAACTCCGACGGATCCTCCTG CCACTGTATGAAGTAGATGATTTACGAGACGCCTTTAAAACTCTGGGACTTTGA